In a genomic window of Labilithrix sp.:
- a CDS encoding RNA polymerase sigma factor gives MTGVPKRSQDPPDEALMLRYQAGDAAAFAQLVRRHQGALFNFALRQVRVPQVAEDVVQESFVRVVQNAADFKHEARFTTWVYTITRNLCIDHLRKRALRKHPSLDESRGEEGDGPTLGEQTADPRASVEREATGTELKERIALAVDKLPDEQREVFLMREIANLPFKEIAEITNVPENTVKSRMRYALERLQEALAEYEEYARALR, from the coding sequence ATGACCGGCGTACCGAAGCGCTCGCAGGATCCGCCCGACGAAGCGCTGATGCTTCGCTACCAGGCGGGGGACGCTGCGGCGTTCGCCCAGCTCGTCCGGCGGCATCAGGGCGCGCTCTTCAATTTCGCGCTCCGCCAGGTCCGGGTCCCGCAAGTGGCGGAGGACGTGGTGCAGGAGTCGTTCGTCCGGGTCGTCCAGAACGCGGCCGACTTCAAGCACGAGGCGCGCTTCACCACGTGGGTCTACACGATCACGCGCAACCTCTGCATCGACCACCTGCGAAAGCGAGCGCTCCGCAAGCATCCGTCCCTCGACGAGTCGCGCGGAGAGGAGGGCGACGGACCGACCTTGGGTGAGCAAACGGCCGACCCGCGCGCCAGCGTCGAACGCGAGGCGACGGGCACCGAGCTCAAGGAGCGCATCGCGCTCGCGGTCGACAAGCTGCCCGACGAACAGCGCGAGGTCTTCCTCATGCGGGAGATCGCGAACCTGCCGTTCAAGGAGATCGCCGAGATCACCAACGTCCCCGAGAACACGGTCAAGAGCCGCATGCGCTATGCCTTGGAGAGGCTCCAGGAAGCGCTCGCCGAATACGAAGAATATGCCCGCGCCCTGCGCTGA
- a CDS encoding tetratricopeptide repeat protein translates to MRRRSTGLAALIGVAFAIAPLSARAANADADGAAAQKEVSTVSIEANAVQAAIEKARAERYSVEQRLANGEILYRSKDYPRATVVFSEILEEFPDTLAYVDALWLRGETFYAQKEYLSARRDYKQIVDKATEPRFEPYMGRALARLIDVCLRINDLQGLDEIFSKLNQVPPSQADAGLQYAKGKAYYFKGDYSQSAGALDQIPAGTPYTHQARYFRGMVAIKQAGPPAPPPAAGTEGTARVAPTNYKSAIEYFKAATDLAPDTDEHRHVIDLSWMAIGRLFYEMESYTQAAEAYSKVGRSSPEFGTMLYELAWVYVRLGDVQRAERALEVLSIADPSSAQAGDATLLRADLLLRAGSFEKALQLYLGVREEYEPMRAKLEDFIAHTPDPAVYYEKLSQQQLDVLDQNEQLPPTAVRWAREAEDGAMAFAVIDDVNQCKQLIRQSYQLIDKLSIILGASNRVRAFPELKAGEEKALSLLNRISKMRLMIARGLDSEEPESLGGEIGQVRATRRALMTQMGQLPVAQNDFNDRDYQGMRQWNNVSQELTRRGVEIDYLNATINGLRRMLKEDAQRGLARDPSSVKRFNDELDENERLLKQRQQEAADLRHQIEVGRAQVGLGDARYQSDAQARVTFRDAIEREVALAAQGQGGGDAAKYAGKVQGALEQSRAVEDRLIAQFGELEAQVGARLAEMQNKVETERLKINGYNMQLGALDREAHELVGEVAKRNFLFVRDKIRGIVLRADVGITEQAWEVREEELDRVHNLQTERAREEQLLDEELREVLDDAGDTEAAK, encoded by the coding sequence ATGCGCCGCCGCAGTACCGGTCTCGCGGCGCTCATCGGCGTCGCGTTCGCGATCGCTCCTCTCTCCGCGCGCGCCGCCAACGCGGACGCCGACGGCGCCGCCGCGCAGAAGGAAGTGAGCACCGTCTCGATCGAGGCGAACGCGGTCCAGGCCGCGATCGAGAAGGCGCGGGCCGAGCGCTACTCGGTGGAGCAGCGGCTCGCGAACGGCGAGATCCTCTACCGCTCGAAGGACTACCCGCGCGCGACGGTGGTGTTCAGCGAGATCCTCGAGGAGTTCCCCGACACGCTCGCGTACGTCGACGCGCTCTGGCTCCGCGGCGAGACCTTCTACGCGCAGAAGGAGTATCTGTCCGCGCGTCGCGACTACAAGCAGATCGTCGACAAGGCGACCGAGCCGCGCTTCGAGCCGTACATGGGTCGCGCCCTCGCGCGGCTCATCGACGTGTGCCTGCGCATCAACGACCTCCAGGGCCTCGACGAGATCTTCTCGAAGCTCAATCAAGTGCCGCCCTCGCAGGCCGACGCCGGTCTCCAGTACGCGAAGGGGAAGGCCTACTACTTCAAGGGCGACTACTCGCAGTCCGCGGGCGCGCTCGACCAGATCCCGGCCGGGACGCCGTACACGCACCAGGCGCGGTACTTCCGCGGCATGGTCGCGATCAAGCAAGCCGGCCCTCCCGCGCCGCCGCCCGCCGCGGGGACGGAGGGCACCGCGCGCGTCGCGCCCACCAACTACAAGTCCGCGATCGAGTACTTCAAGGCGGCGACCGACCTCGCGCCCGACACCGACGAGCATCGTCACGTCATCGACCTCTCGTGGATGGCGATCGGCCGCCTCTTCTACGAGATGGAGAGCTACACCCAGGCGGCGGAGGCCTACTCCAAGGTCGGCCGCTCCTCGCCCGAGTTCGGGACGATGCTCTACGAGCTCGCGTGGGTCTACGTCCGCCTCGGCGACGTGCAGCGCGCCGAGCGCGCGCTCGAGGTCCTCTCGATCGCGGACCCGAGCTCGGCGCAGGCCGGCGACGCGACGCTCCTCCGCGCCGACCTCCTCCTCCGCGCGGGCTCGTTCGAGAAGGCGCTCCAGCTCTACCTCGGCGTGCGCGAGGAGTACGAGCCGATGCGCGCGAAGCTCGAGGACTTCATCGCGCACACGCCCGACCCCGCCGTCTACTACGAGAAGCTCTCGCAGCAGCAGCTCGACGTGCTCGACCAGAACGAGCAGCTCCCGCCCACCGCCGTGCGCTGGGCGCGCGAGGCGGAGGACGGCGCGATGGCGTTCGCCGTCATCGACGACGTCAACCAGTGCAAGCAGCTCATTCGCCAGAGCTACCAGCTCATCGACAAGCTCTCGATCATCCTCGGCGCCTCGAACCGCGTGCGCGCGTTCCCCGAGCTGAAGGCGGGCGAAGAGAAGGCGCTCTCGCTGTTGAACCGCATCTCGAAGATGCGCCTCATGATCGCGCGGGGCCTCGACTCCGAGGAGCCGGAGAGCCTCGGCGGCGAGATCGGCCAGGTCCGCGCGACGCGTCGCGCGCTGATGACCCAGATGGGGCAGCTCCCGGTCGCGCAGAACGACTTCAACGACCGCGACTACCAGGGCATGCGGCAGTGGAACAACGTCTCGCAGGAGCTCACGCGCCGCGGGGTCGAGATCGACTACCTCAACGCCACGATCAACGGCCTCCGCCGCATGCTGAAGGAGGACGCGCAGCGCGGCCTCGCGCGCGATCCCTCCTCGGTGAAGCGCTTCAACGACGAGCTCGACGAGAACGAGCGGCTCCTCAAGCAGCGCCAGCAGGAGGCGGCCGACCTCCGCCACCAGATCGAGGTCGGCCGCGCGCAGGTCGGCCTCGGCGACGCGCGCTACCAGAGCGACGCGCAGGCGCGGGTGACCTTCCGCGACGCGATCGAGCGCGAGGTCGCCCTCGCCGCGCAGGGGCAGGGCGGCGGCGACGCCGCGAAGTACGCCGGCAAGGTGCAGGGCGCGCTCGAGCAGTCGCGCGCGGTCGAGGACCGCCTCATCGCACAGTTCGGCGAGCTCGAGGCGCAGGTCGGCGCGCGCCTCGCCGAGATGCAGAACAAGGTCGAGACCGAGCGCCTCAAGATCAACGGGTACAACATGCAGCTCGGCGCGCTCGACCGCGAGGCGCACGAGCTCGTCGGCGAGGTCGCGAAGCGGAACTTCCTCTTCGTCCGCGACAAGATCCGCGGCATCGTCCTCCGCGCCGACGTCGGCATCACCGAGCAGGCGTGGGAGGTGCGCGAAGAGGAGCTCGATCGCGTCCACAACCTCCAAACCGAGCGCGCGCGCGAGGAGCAGCTCCTCGACGAAGAGCTGCGCGAGGTTCTCGACGACGCCGGCGACACCGAGGCGGCGAAGTAG